From the genome of Brassica oleracea var. oleracea cultivar TO1000 chromosome C4, BOL, whole genome shotgun sequence:
TATGCCCTAGTTACGGTCTTTTCCCTCACCAACACCAACACCAACACCAACACCAACACCAACAAAATCAAAATCATATGACACAAGTGGGACAGTTCCATCACCAACCTTATCTGAATCTTCACTCTAGTAATAACAATAACAAGATGGGCGACGTGGAGCTGACAAATGTTCCGTTAGTTAATTCGGCGTCGTTTCATCACGAGGTGGCGTTAGGGCAAGAACAAGGAGGAAGTGTTTGTAATAATAACAACTCAATGGAGAATTTGAATTCTGTAATTGGTTCGGTCGGTTCAACGGTTGTTGATCCGGTTAGTTCAATGGGTATGGATCCGGGTTACAATATCGTTGGAGATGGATCTTCACCGGTTTGGCCTTTTAGCGGAGAAGACGAGTATAGTCATTGGGGGAATATTTGGGATTTTATTGATCCTTTGCTTGACATTTGATGTACAATCGATGAGAGTAACTCCAAGGGTTGGTCAAGACCATTGAAGATTCATAAGGAGATTTTACATTCGATGAAGAGCTTTGCATGCACAATTTTGGAGGATTTTTTTTTTACATATAGAGATAATTAAGAGGCTATTTTTACTGGGTTTGAATATTTTTATTTATATTTTCAGGGAATTCGTAAAGGAGATTACGGTTCCAATAAAGTATATATACATATATGTGGAAGAAGAAGAGATGGGTGGAAAGTTTTATGGGGATTTATTGGTTCAAAACTTCATAGAGCGTCTTATAAGGATGATTTTGATTTTGTTTTCGTCTTTCAGAGGTTTAATTTTGTTTTTGACTTTCAGAGGTTTATATATCTCATTTTCTCTCTGAGAGTGTTTCTATTTTTTTTTTATGTTGTATTAGGTTTGAATTACATATACGAATCAAGGCAGAAAACCATGAGAGGATGCTTCATTTTCTCTATAAGAGTGTTTTTTTCATGGTTTGCAATCGATAACTTTCATCTATGTAAGTTTTGCAAGTTGCTTTAAGAAAGAATCAAATCAAACAAAAATATTTTTACTGCGCTATCATTGGTATACAAACTAATGCATGAGAACAAGGATTCCATCGATGATTGAAAAATAAAAAAGATGGATAACTGAATATATACGCAACTATCAGGCGCCAAAATATGGCCCCAAACCATGGGCAAGAATCATTTATCCATAACTGGTTCAGGTTCATTCAGATCTAATCTCCACATCCGCATCAGATGATTATTTGGCTCCTTCATTTAATCATTGCTCACATGTGTTTTTTATGCTTATGTGTTTTTTATGCTTACGTGTTTTTCCTTTTCCTCATCATCTTATTACTAGACTGATGTTTGTAAAATGATGTCTCATTTGGGAAGATCATTTTTAAAAAAAAACACGAACAAACAAGACAAAAACACAATTCTAGCTTAAAATTTTGAAAATATCCTTCTAATTTATTTAGAGCTGGGGGAATAAGCCTTTATTTAAGGCCCAAGATATTACATGGGCCTAGCAAATAAATATACCTCTAAACTAGGGTTCTCAAGGGTATATATATTCACAACTACGCTTCGTTTCCTCTCTTGTTACCGTCACCGTGAATTAGCCGATCAGGGTTTCAAGAAAAAGAGTTTCTCCGACATGAGAGCCAAGGTTTGTTGTTCATCTTGTCCTATACAGCTGTCTACCATTCTGTTCACGTATATGTATCATTCTGAGCCTAAGTCACTGTTATTAAAAATCGTGTGTTTGCAGTGGAAGAAGAAGCGTATGAGGAGGCTGAAGAGGAAGAGACGAAAGATGAGACAGCGATCTAAGTAGACTCAGAGAGAGAGAGAGTGACTCCTCTTGAAAGACTTTGCTTTTCCATCTGCTTCCTTTGTTTCCCTCATTTCAGTTTCGCTAGAGATCTTTAAAAGTACTTTTGGTTTGGTCTCATTTCAGTTTTTTAAGTGTTCGTAGCTTTGTTTTTGTCGGATTGTAGGATCCTCAATTAATGGCAATGCTATATGTTTTAATTCACCACTGTATTTACTCCTATTCTTGCACACGCCAATCTTAGTAATGATTTAGGTTTTGAAAGTATCATGCTTATAGATCCTGTGTAATAACTCAGATTTAGGTTGAACGATCTTGGAATATACAAATCTTGTTTGTTTAATCAAGAATGATCCAACACGTAATGCTTTTGAATATGATAGTATTGTGATAATATAGCTGTGGTTAGTCTCATTTTATCCTCAGTCTTCCTCCAAACTGATTATCTCAGCTTGTATGGTTTTCAAATTTAAACTTTTGTGAGAAGCCTAACAATCTGAGATTGCAATTGGTTGATCATTGCAACTAAAAGAAGCTTTGATAATGACAGTCGTATCATCAAAGCCCTAGACTTGGTTCTATCACTCTTGCTAAGAGAACTACTTGTCTAATATGAGTCTATAACTGTAAGTCTGTAACAATCACCACATATGCAAACCCGAGTTAGGTTCAAAACCGGTTTTCTCAAAATCAGACCGACTTCGGAGGACAAATAGAAAAATGAGAGCAAACGTCTACTTTATCAGGAAGATAACATCTGATTGTGTTGGTCTATGTCAGAGCTTTAACCAGAAAACAAAAAAAGTATAAGTGAGAAAAGAAGAGTATAACCTAGTTCGTCTTGCGAGTCTAAAAGCAAGTGCAATAAGCAGTTTCCTTTAGGGTTATAACACTGTCATTTCACAGCACAGGTAAAAACAGGTCGAATAGCAGTTTTGAAGTCCTCGCTAAACTGTTGTTCAGAGAACCTCCTCGCTCGTTTCCTAGCATATTCAGCCATCTTTAGCCTCTCTGTTTCACTCATCTTCACAACCTCAACGATCGCTTCAGCGTATTCCTCCACCGTCTCAGCAAGAAACCCTGTTCTTTGTCCCTCTTCTTCCAACACAATGTCCATCTTAGGTCCAGCCGAATTGTGAGCTGCATCACAAGTTTAAAAAAAAACAAAGAAGCCATTACAATAACTTAGATGAGAGAAACTGAAACTTCAACAATAACACAAAGCCTTAAAGTCTGACCTATTGGAATCGCACCAGCAGCCATGTACTCAACAACACTGATCCCAAAGTGTTCATCTATCATCCCATGCATACCTGCAACTGCATTTCCTAGCAGTGCCACTAGTTCTCTGCAATCATGGAAGCGCTCTGAGTGTATTACAAGAATAGAGAATTCCATAAGGAGGTTTGAGCAATAACCTGTACATAGCGTTCTTATAGAACTCCACATCCCCATCTACTTTGAGCTCACCTGCTCTGTCTTTCAACTTCTGCAGCCGTTCTTCATCTGATTCGTTTCTACAACTCCCCACAAACTGGAGCTTAGGTCGAGGGACGCCAGGACCTAACTTCTCTAAAGCTAGTGAAAAGGCCTCAAGCTGAAGCATATGAGCCTGGTACAAGACTGTAACTGAGTAAGCTGGATAAGACAACTAATGTGATCCATCAAATACCTTCTCAGGACGAAACTGAGCAACTGATATGAAAACTGGAGGATCTGATGATCTTTCAAGAGGAAGTGTCTGCACATTAAGCCAAAGATGTTAAAATAACAAGAAGATAGAGATTCAAGCTCTCTGATGGGTTATCACCTCGAGTCCTGAAGTATCACAAGGAGGGTAAACCCGTCTGATACGTTCAGGTATCCTCCAAAGCACTTCGATATGAGACTTAGTCCACGAAGAGTTCACCATAGCTAGATGAGTACACGAGCCAACCATCCCATACAACCAGCTAAACGCTCTGTAGTAAACTACTTTGCAAGTAGATAACCAATTGCTACAAACAAAACAACAAATTTCATTACCAAAACCAACATAACTTAAACGTCAAGCAAGGAGAAAGCAAGCAAAACCTCTTGGCGATTGATGCGTCGTTGTTATACATAGAGTTTCTTTGACGGACACGAGAGATCATATCCAAACTAATAGTTGGGTAATGAGTGTAGCAAACGACTTTGCAACCGAAGAGACGAGCAAGAGGGTAAGTGAAAGCGTATCCACTCGTGTCGATGAAGTACAAAGGAGTGAACTTTCTTAAAGCCTCCCACGCTAAGTAAACAGAGCCGAGACTTTGGCCTATCATTGTGAAATGTGGGTATGTTCTCTCTTTGATCCATCTCCTTTTGTTCAGATGAATCACCTGAAAAAAAAAGATCGAAACTTTCATCAAAACTGAATCCGAAGGAGCTACTAGGCCTGGGCACA
Proteins encoded in this window:
- the LOC106337364 gene encoding GDP-Man:Man(3)GlcNAc(2)-PP-Dol alpha-1,2-mannosyltransferase gives rise to the protein MAICFILYAFLTLLSALSLTLSLSIINARKSRKRAVGFFHPYTNDGGGGERVLWCAVKAIQEETPDLDCIVFTGDHDSSSDSLSRRAVDRFGVSLLSPPEVIHLNKRRWIKERTYPHFTMIGQSLGSVYLAWEALRKFTPLYFIDTSGYAFTYPLARLFGCKVVCYTHYPTISLDMISRVRQRNSMYNNDASIAKSNWLSTCKVVYYRAFSWLYGMVGSCTHLAMVNSSWTKSHIEVLWRIPERIRRVYPPCDTSGLETLPLERSSDPPVFISVAQFRPEKAHMLQLEAFSLALEKLGPGVPRPKLQFVGSCRNESDEERLQKLKDRAGELKVDGDVEFYKNAMYRELVALLGNAVAGMHGMIDEHFGISVVEYMAAGAIPIAHNSAGPKMDIVLEEEGQRTGFLAETVEEYAEAIVEVVKMSETERLKMAEYARKRARRFSEQQFSEDFKTAIRPVFTCAVK